A section of the Ciceribacter thiooxidans genome encodes:
- a CDS encoding translocation/assembly module TamB domain-containing protein — protein MQFLTRLTKWILRLAAYVAGTTLALLVIAIVLGGFTSFGGRLLSGWIAELASTPDRRIAISNPGPLLSGKLRIGTVTISDTKGTYATVRDLAVDWSPSALLAGRFRADRIAAAMIEIDRRPVSTQPPAPANGSFRLPVAIDIASVEVGDVSLGSALVGTPMSFSLAGSGLADVDRIAATVEARRQNMPDSQLVADLLYAPADDHLRLKATVAEPAGGLVAGLLRLPGEPALKIAVDGDGPLSDWRGNIAADVDGRQTVSVVATHRLGAENWRHVTVKGDGQFDRILPPALRELFAGQTQIDIAAAIAPSGAIEIESGTVTSARLALAASGTFDPAGQNDLQASLSGISGPVVLRWTDDKRTIETEVESATLSVNGPASAAALDIKAQMQSLTTTEGRLNNVALSAKSSAFDLTKREGQIDTTLSVTAGSFSIASLDRIIRPPLTVHAPLTITAGNIGFSGSTIESASIGGKLDGSYSLDTGVLSSHVALFLLPDVLPAGVASKFSGTIGLAGDLQFAPQRTVSLDNVTITSDVLEMSGSGALSADNQLTAELQGKLADIGHFLPNTEGAADFTVSVSGPLDDARARVDLSAVEAKAAGRTLENLAIELEGTANPAAPTGQLRISGQLDGQTISGSADLVPANGGANIPALSVVVGPNRASGSMSFSPQFAPSGELTFDFPDLGLLAALAGQEASGDLRGNVVVRTDGARTSLDVSASGSAASRGAVVVTEPVVNVAIADIQTFAANGSVRARSLKAAGQTLEAPLLSFTRQGSSTAVKLEARYDNAPVIFDGNVAQTPDGLTIEIDRLSATPRGLPLRLSAPATVDVVNGNAMLRSVVIAAGSGTVELNGKAGSTLDLNAALNSIPAALANSLAPNLGAAGSISGTVTVTGQATSPAVDYTLDWRNAAVTQTRSAAVGDLNINAKGRFEGNRLTIDTRTSGAGGAVLTGGGSLVVSGGQDVDMRFVGDLPFAALSGLLSQQGLVLEGVANVELTVSGNLHAPVIGGRLTTSGARLIDVRRNLTVEDLAATVALAENRATISSLSGRLASGGTVSGSGTIDIRSPGLPADIEIKLGKAVYVDGTLFHSTVDGTLGLQGPLLSGPILSGSLALSDTAITVPERLPASLAELDVKHRNAPPDVRAQTAALRPTEARGSSSSVRLDLAVSSPSRVFVRGRGIDAELGGSLTLKGTAADPEVSGAFTLRRGRLAILTKRLDFTKGTITFGGGLIPILDMEATTTSGSTTITVTLSGFANNPQVAFSSSPALPQDEILAQLIFGQSMTRLSALQIAQLADAVGQLAGGQTSLFNSLRGAIGIDNLDITTDERGQAQFRAGKYLNERTYIELEQGANGTGRAIINLDVGRGVKLKGEAGGDGSGGAGIFYEKEY, from the coding sequence ATGCAATTTTTGACCCGTCTGACGAAATGGATCCTTCGCCTCGCGGCCTACGTCGCAGGAACGACGCTAGCACTGTTGGTCATCGCAATCGTGCTCGGCGGGTTCACCTCTTTCGGCGGAAGGCTGTTGTCGGGTTGGATCGCGGAGCTCGCCTCGACGCCCGATCGCCGGATCGCGATATCTAATCCGGGTCCCCTTCTGTCGGGAAAACTACGCATCGGCACGGTGACGATTTCCGATACAAAGGGAACCTATGCAACGGTCCGTGATCTTGCCGTGGACTGGAGCCCGTCGGCGCTGCTTGCCGGACGTTTCCGCGCCGATCGCATCGCGGCGGCGATGATCGAGATCGACCGGCGCCCGGTCTCGACGCAACCTCCCGCACCCGCGAACGGCTCCTTCCGGCTGCCGGTGGCGATCGACATCGCCTCGGTTGAAGTAGGTGACGTCTCACTTGGAAGCGCACTGGTGGGAACGCCGATGAGCTTCTCCCTCGCCGGATCCGGCCTGGCCGATGTCGACCGGATCGCAGCGACGGTTGAGGCGCGGCGCCAGAACATGCCCGATTCTCAGCTCGTCGCGGATCTGCTCTATGCTCCGGCGGACGATCACTTGCGCCTGAAGGCGACCGTTGCGGAGCCGGCCGGCGGGCTTGTGGCCGGCTTGCTGCGCCTGCCGGGAGAGCCCGCTCTCAAGATCGCCGTAGACGGCGACGGACCGCTGTCCGACTGGCGCGGCAATATTGCCGCTGACGTCGATGGTCGGCAGACGGTCTCGGTCGTAGCCACGCACCGCCTGGGAGCCGAGAACTGGCGACACGTGACGGTCAAGGGCGATGGCCAATTCGATCGAATTCTTCCGCCTGCCCTGCGCGAACTGTTTGCAGGCCAAACGCAGATCGACATCGCCGCGGCGATAGCGCCCTCCGGCGCGATCGAGATCGAAAGCGGGACCGTTACCTCCGCCCGGCTCGCACTCGCTGCGTCGGGAACCTTCGATCCGGCGGGTCAGAACGATCTGCAGGCAAGTCTCTCCGGGATCTCCGGACCGGTCGTCCTTCGCTGGACCGACGACAAGCGCACGATCGAAACAGAGGTGGAAAGTGCGACATTGTCCGTCAACGGGCCAGCATCGGCCGCCGCACTCGACATCAAAGCTCAGATGCAGTCCCTCACCACGACGGAGGGACGCCTGAACAATGTGGCACTCTCGGCCAAGAGCTCGGCCTTCGACCTGACGAAGCGTGAAGGCCAGATTGACACGACGTTATCAGTCACGGCAGGATCATTTTCGATCGCATCTCTTGATCGTATCATTCGCCCGCCGCTTACCGTTCACGCACCGCTCACGATCACGGCGGGAAATATCGGATTCAGCGGTTCGACCATTGAAAGCGCCTCAATAGGTGGCAAGCTCGACGGGAGCTATTCGCTCGACACAGGCGTCTTGTCGTCCCATGTCGCACTGTTCCTGTTGCCGGATGTCCTGCCTGCGGGCGTCGCGTCAAAGTTCAGCGGAACGATCGGGCTTGCCGGCGATCTTCAGTTTGCGCCACAACGCACCGTCAGCCTCGACAACGTGACGATTACCTCCGACGTGCTGGAGATGTCCGGCAGCGGTGCGCTGTCGGCCGACAATCAGCTGACGGCAGAGCTACAGGGCAAGCTCGCCGATATCGGGCACTTCCTTCCGAATACCGAAGGCGCGGCCGACTTCACCGTTTCCGTCTCCGGCCCTCTCGACGACGCCAGAGCAAGAGTGGATCTGAGTGCAGTCGAGGCGAAGGCAGCCGGAAGGACCCTCGAGAACCTGGCGATTGAACTGGAGGGAACCGCAAATCCTGCAGCTCCCACGGGACAGCTGAGGATTTCCGGCCAGTTGGACGGGCAGACCATCAGCGGCAGCGCCGATCTTGTCCCGGCGAATGGTGGAGCGAATATCCCGGCGCTCTCGGTCGTCGTGGGTCCAAATCGCGCGTCTGGCTCGATGTCTTTCTCACCACAATTCGCACCGAGCGGCGAACTGACCTTCGACTTTCCGGACCTCGGTCTGCTCGCCGCACTCGCCGGTCAGGAGGCCAGCGGCGACCTCCGGGGGAATGTGGTGGTTCGAACCGATGGCGCCCGAACCAGCCTTGACGTTTCTGCGAGCGGCTCCGCTGCAAGTCGCGGTGCGGTAGTTGTGACGGAGCCCGTGGTAAACGTCGCCATCGCGGACATTCAGACGTTTGCCGCCAATGGTTCGGTTCGCGCACGGTCACTCAAGGCCGCCGGTCAGACGCTGGAAGCTCCTCTTCTCTCCTTTACCCGTCAAGGTTCATCCACTGCAGTCAAACTTGAAGCTCGTTACGACAACGCACCCGTAATTTTCGACGGGAACGTCGCGCAAACTCCGGACGGCCTGACCATTGAGATCGACCGGCTTTCGGCAACGCCGCGCGGACTCCCACTGCGGCTCTCGGCTCCCGCCACGGTGGACGTCGTAAATGGCAACGCAATGCTGCGATCCGTCGTCATCGCCGCAGGCAGTGGCACTGTCGAATTGAACGGAAAGGCCGGCAGCACACTTGATCTGAATGCCGCACTGAACAGCATCCCAGCTGCGCTCGCCAACAGCCTGGCACCGAATCTCGGTGCAGCGGGCAGTATTTCAGGAACGGTCACTGTCACCGGGCAGGCGACATCGCCCGCGGTCGATTACACACTGGACTGGCGGAACGCAGCTGTCACCCAGACGCGCTCGGCTGCCGTTGGCGACCTGAACATCAACGCGAAGGGCCGTTTTGAAGGAAACAGGCTGACGATCGATACGCGCACGAGCGGCGCCGGGGGCGCAGTCCTCACCGGTGGAGGATCGCTTGTCGTATCCGGAGGTCAGGATGTCGACATGCGCTTCGTCGGCGATCTGCCCTTCGCGGCCCTGTCCGGACTGCTGTCACAACAGGGTCTCGTGTTGGAGGGCGTAGCAAATGTCGAGCTCACCGTATCCGGCAATCTCCACGCTCCCGTTATCGGTGGCAGACTGACGACGAGTGGCGCACGGCTGATCGACGTGCGGAGAAATCTCACCGTAGAAGACCTTGCCGCCACGGTCGCACTTGCCGAGAACCGGGCGACGATTTCTAGTCTGTCTGGGCGTCTGGCGAGCGGCGGCACGGTGTCGGGCTCGGGCACCATCGACATTCGGTCTCCCGGATTACCTGCCGATATAGAGATCAAACTCGGCAAGGCCGTCTACGTCGATGGAACACTCTTCCACTCGACCGTCGACGGCACGCTCGGCTTGCAAGGCCCCCTTCTCTCCGGCCCCATCCTCTCCGGATCGCTCGCGCTCTCCGATACGGCCATTACGGTGCCTGAACGGCTACCCGCAAGTCTCGCCGAGCTCGACGTCAAGCACAGAAACGCCCCGCCGGACGTGCGCGCGCAAACCGCCGCATTGCGACCGACGGAGGCGCGTGGCAGCAGTTCCAGCGTCCGGCTCGACCTTGCCGTTTCCTCGCCCTCGCGCGTGTTCGTGCGCGGACGTGGGATTGATGCCGAACTCGGAGGCTCACTCACCCTGAAGGGTACCGCCGCCGATCCCGAGGTCAGCGGCGCCTTCACGTTGCGGCGCGGGCGTCTGGCCATCCTGACGAAGCGGCTGGACTTCACCAAGGGAACGATCACCTTCGGCGGCGGGCTCATCCCCATTCTCGACATGGAAGCCACCACCACGTCCGGCAGCACGACCATAACGGTGACACTCTCCGGGTTCGCCAACAATCCGCAGGTCGCCTTCTCGTCTTCCCCGGCCCTGCCGCAGGACGAAATCCTGGCGCAGCTCATTTTTGGTCAGTCGATGACCCGGCTTTCGGCGCTTCAGATCGCCCAGCTCGCAGATGCCGTGGGACAGCTTGCCGGCGGGCAGACGTCTCTCTTCAACAGCCTGCGCGGCGCGATCGGCATCGACAACCTCGACATCACCACCGATGAACGAGGCCAGGCCCAGTTCCGCGCCGGAAAATACCTGAACGAGCGCACCTATATCGAGCTTGAGCAAGGGGCGAACGGAACGGGTCGGGCTATCATCAATCTCGATGTCGGCCGCGGTGTCAAACTGAAGGGCGAGGCAGGCGGCGACGGTTCCGGCGGTGCCGGTATTTTTTACGAAAAGGAATACTGA
- the rocF gene encoding arginase, which yields MQAQQKAVTLIGVPVEEGSGRGGCAMGPAALRIAGIGHVLQELGYRVNDAGDLRPKPADDLAASARARNLPAVAAFTRALEKTTFDAAAAGSLPVALGGDHSLSMGSVSGMARYAAQAGRPLFVLWLDAHADFNTPETSPSGNMHGMPVAFFCGQVEFAPILPTERPFVDPKRVYQVGIRSVDEEERIAIARHGVNVFDMRAVDEEGVGAIMRRILAEVESSNGLLHVSLDVDFLDPDVAPGVGTTVPGGATFREAHLIMEMLHDSGLVSSLDLVELNPFLDDRGKSARVLVDLAASLFGRRVLDRPTRSA from the coding sequence ATGCAGGCGCAGCAGAAGGCAGTGACACTGATCGGGGTGCCGGTCGAGGAAGGATCCGGCCGCGGCGGTTGTGCGATGGGACCGGCGGCCCTCAGGATTGCCGGGATTGGGCACGTCCTGCAGGAACTCGGGTATCGCGTGAACGATGCGGGCGATCTCCGCCCAAAACCGGCGGACGATCTCGCCGCGAGCGCAAGGGCTCGCAATCTTCCCGCTGTCGCCGCATTCACCCGCGCCCTCGAGAAGACCACGTTCGATGCAGCTGCCGCCGGCAGCTTGCCGGTGGCGCTCGGCGGAGACCACAGCCTGTCGATGGGCAGTGTTTCCGGCATGGCACGCTACGCCGCACAGGCAGGCCGTCCGCTTTTTGTCCTCTGGCTCGATGCCCATGCCGACTTCAACACGCCGGAGACATCCCCCTCCGGTAATATGCACGGCATGCCCGTGGCCTTCTTCTGCGGTCAGGTGGAGTTCGCTCCCATTCTTCCGACCGAACGACCGTTCGTCGATCCCAAGCGGGTCTATCAGGTTGGCATCCGCTCGGTAGACGAAGAGGAACGCATCGCGATCGCCAGGCACGGAGTCAACGTCTTCGATATGCGGGCCGTGGACGAGGAGGGTGTCGGCGCCATCATGCGCAGGATTCTTGCCGAGGTCGAGAGTAGCAATGGCCTCCTACACGTAAGCCTCGATGTCGATTTCCTCGATCCGGACGTCGCTCCCGGTGTCGGCACGACGGTACCGGGCGGAGCAACCTTCCGCGAAGCGCACCTGATCATGGAAATGCTCCACGACAGCGGGCTCGTCTCCTCGCTCGACCTCGTCGAACTGAACCCTTTCCTGGACGATCGCGGCAAAAGCGCCCGTGTCCTCGTTGATCTCGCGGCGAGCCTGTTCGGCCGCCGTGTCCTCGATCGCC
- a CDS encoding Lrp/AsnC family transcriptional regulator, which yields MDDLDHAILGALRHNARIAVSSLAAMTGASRATVAARIDRMVADGTIAGFTIKTGSELRAAGVRAIVMIEVVGKFADKVAHQLRGLPEVRALHSTNGRWDFVAELEDRDLASFDETLRRIRLIEGINNTESNILLKTSKVSY from the coding sequence TTGGACGATCTCGATCACGCCATACTCGGCGCATTGCGTCACAATGCGAGGATTGCCGTGTCATCGCTCGCGGCGATGACCGGTGCCTCGCGCGCCACCGTCGCTGCACGGATCGACCGCATGGTTGCAGACGGTACCATCGCAGGGTTCACCATCAAAACCGGAAGTGAGCTGCGTGCAGCCGGTGTCCGCGCGATTGTGATGATAGAGGTCGTCGGCAAGTTTGCGGACAAGGTCGCCCATCAGTTGCGAGGGCTACCCGAGGTGCGCGCCCTTCACAGCACCAACGGCCGATGGGACTTCGTCGCGGAGCTCGAGGATCGCGACCTCGCGTCCTTCGACGAGACGCTGCGGCGCATCCGCCTCATCGAAGGCATCAACAACACGGAGAGCAATATTCTCCTGAAGACCAGCAAGGTGAGCTACTGA
- a CDS encoding xanthine dehydrogenase family protein molybdopterin-binding subunit, which translates to MGVEGIGARVARKEDKRFLTGKGRYTDDMVVPGMKYAYFVRSPYAHARVTGVDASAAKAMPGVIDVLDGKQLLADGIGNLICGWMIHSKDGSPMKMGAWRPLAHDTVRYVGDAVAVVVADTLAEARDAAEAVVVDYEELPIVTDAVSALAEGAPQIHPEAPGNLIFDWEIGDSSAADKAIAEAAHVTEIEIRNNRLSPNAMEPRAALGIYDAAEDHYTCYTTSQNPHVARLVMSAFYNVAPENKLRVIAPDVGGGFGSKIYIYPEEIVCLWASKKTGVPVKWTADRSEAFMTDAHGRDHVSKVRMAFDKDNRIIGLKVDTIANLGAYMSLFSSSVPTYLYATLLSGQYDIPAIHCNVRTVYTNTVPVDAYRGAGRPEATYLLERTVETAARELGLSPAELRRKNFIRTFPHQTPVIMTYDAGDYEASLEAAMSAADWNGFPARRAEAERRGMKRGIGMSCYIEACGIAPSQAVGSLGAGVGLWESAEVRVNAVGTIEVLTGSHSHGQGHETTFAQLVADRLGVSIDSISIVHGDTDKVQMGMGTYGSRSGAVGMSAIVKALDKVEAKAKKIAAHLMEADESDIVVENGELKVAGTDKSLPWFQVALAAYTAHNLPAGMEPGLKESAFYDPSNFTFPAGCYICEVEVDPETGKTTVVQFVAADDFGNIINPMIVEGQVHGGIAQGIGQALLENVEYDPATGQLLTASFMDYAMPRADDLPSFNVSHQCTPCPGNPLGIKGCGEAGAIGSPPALINAITDAIGNNRLNMPATPQAVWRAMQAQI; encoded by the coding sequence ATGGGCGTTGAAGGAATTGGAGCGCGTGTCGCGCGCAAGGAAGACAAGCGATTTCTGACGGGCAAGGGTCGTTATACGGACGATATGGTCGTTCCGGGCATGAAGTACGCCTATTTCGTCAGGTCGCCTTATGCGCATGCCCGTGTCACGGGAGTGGACGCGAGCGCGGCGAAGGCAATGCCTGGAGTGATCGACGTTCTCGACGGCAAGCAGCTTCTCGCCGACGGGATCGGCAATCTCATCTGTGGTTGGATGATCCATTCCAAGGACGGCTCGCCCATGAAAATGGGTGCCTGGCGTCCGCTCGCCCACGATACGGTACGCTATGTCGGTGACGCCGTTGCTGTCGTTGTTGCAGACACCCTCGCCGAAGCGCGCGACGCGGCCGAGGCGGTGGTGGTCGACTACGAAGAGCTGCCGATCGTGACGGATGCGGTCAGTGCGCTCGCCGAAGGGGCACCGCAGATCCATCCGGAAGCCCCCGGCAACCTAATCTTCGACTGGGAGATCGGCGACAGTTCGGCGGCCGACAAGGCGATTGCGGAGGCGGCGCACGTCACGGAAATCGAGATCCGCAACAACCGCCTGTCACCCAATGCGATGGAGCCGCGCGCGGCACTCGGCATCTACGACGCGGCCGAAGACCATTACACCTGCTATACGACAAGCCAGAACCCGCACGTGGCCCGCCTGGTGATGAGCGCCTTCTACAACGTTGCGCCAGAGAACAAGTTGCGGGTCATAGCGCCGGATGTCGGCGGCGGCTTCGGATCGAAGATCTACATCTACCCGGAGGAAATCGTCTGCCTCTGGGCGTCCAAGAAGACTGGCGTACCGGTCAAGTGGACGGCGGATCGGTCGGAAGCCTTCATGACCGACGCCCACGGGCGTGACCATGTGTCGAAGGTCAGGATGGCCTTCGACAAGGATAACCGCATCATCGGCCTGAAGGTCGACACGATCGCCAATCTCGGCGCCTATATGTCGCTCTTCTCGTCCTCCGTACCGACCTATCTCTACGCGACGCTGCTTTCCGGGCAGTACGACATTCCCGCGATCCACTGCAACGTCCGGACAGTCTACACCAACACCGTGCCGGTCGACGCCTACCGCGGAGCCGGACGCCCTGAAGCGACCTACCTGCTTGAGCGTACGGTGGAGACCGCGGCGAGGGAACTCGGGCTTTCTCCGGCGGAACTCCGCCGGAAGAACTTCATCCGTACCTTCCCCCATCAGACGCCGGTGATCATGACCTATGACGCCGGCGACTACGAGGCCTCACTCGAGGCGGCAATGTCCGCCGCCGACTGGAACGGTTTCCCGGCCCGCCGGGCCGAGGCCGAGCGCCGGGGCATGAAGCGCGGGATCGGCATGAGCTGCTATATCGAGGCCTGCGGTATCGCTCCGTCGCAGGCGGTCGGCTCGCTCGGCGCCGGAGTCGGTCTCTGGGAGTCGGCGGAAGTCAGGGTAAACGCGGTCGGCACGATCGAGGTGCTGACGGGTTCGCACAGTCACGGTCAGGGTCATGAAACGACCTTCGCCCAGCTCGTTGCGGATCGTCTCGGCGTGTCGATCGACAGCATTTCGATCGTCCACGGCGACACCGACAAGGTGCAGATGGGCATGGGTACCTACGGGTCGCGTTCCGGTGCCGTCGGCATGTCGGCGATCGTCAAGGCGCTCGACAAGGTCGAAGCGAAGGCCAAGAAGATCGCCGCACATCTGATGGAGGCCGACGAAAGCGATATCGTCGTCGAAAACGGTGAGCTGAAGGTGGCCGGGACCGACAAGTCACTGCCATGGTTCCAGGTCGCGCTTGCCGCCTACACCGCGCACAATCTGCCGGCCGGTATGGAGCCGGGCCTGAAGGAAAGCGCCTTCTACGACCCGTCGAACTTCACATTCCCGGCGGGCTGCTACATCTGCGAAGTCGAGGTCGATCCGGAGACCGGCAAGACGACGGTCGTCCAGTTTGTGGCGGCCGACGATTTCGGGAACATCATCAACCCCATGATCGTCGAGGGGCAGGTGCATGGCGGCATCGCGCAGGGCATCGGTCAGGCACTGCTCGAAAATGTCGAATACGATCCCGCAACGGGACAGCTGCTGACGGCAAGCTTCATGGACTACGCCATGCCGCGAGCGGACGATCTGCCATCCTTCAACGTCTCGCATCAGTGTACGCCCTGTCCGGGCAACCCGCTCGGCATCAAGGGATGCGGGGAGGCCGGGGCGATCGGGTCGCCGCCGGCGCTCATCAACGCCATCACCGATGCGATCGGCAACAACCGCCTCAACATGCCGGCCACGCCGCAGGCCGTCTGGCGGGCCATGCAGGCTCAGATCTAA
- a CDS encoding YMGG-like glycine zipper-containing protein, producing the protein MKKALVLVLIGLSVAGCTQTEKGATIGAASGAIIGGAITGDVRGAAVGAAIGGVSGAVIGSASEPGKCYYRDRYGRRYVDYCPRGY; encoded by the coding sequence ATGAAAAAGGCTCTTGTGCTTGTACTGATCGGCCTTTCGGTCGCTGGTTGCACACAGACCGAGAAGGGTGCCACCATCGGCGCCGCCTCGGGCGCAATCATCGGCGGTGCGATTACGGGTGACGTCCGCGGTGCTGCCGTCGGCGCCGCAATCGGCGGTGTATCTGGCGCCGTCATCGGCTCCGCCAGTGAGCCCGGCAAGTGCTACTATCGCGATCGCTACGGCCGCCGCTACGTCGACTACTGCCCGCGCGGCTACTGA
- a CDS encoding autotransporter assembly complex protein TamA: MTVAATALFCLGSAGDAYAFKIFGITLFGDDKADVDVVDPLNYSVSLDTDGSDRELARAIERSSLLVNQAENPVSGDLGLVIKARDDRDRLIAALYERAHYGGVVTVTIDGRNIDDLPPNPKFDRTGPVPVTLRVEPGPVFTLGDIRLEGDAARLDPSRYDLLPGGDAGSLVIIKAARQIVDDLKTEGRPLAHLTEQQVVADHKSQTVDVVLGAESGPVAPIGPVTISGEKAVDPDFIRRYSRLNEGKPYTPDDIRKASERLRKLGVFSSVTIKESETLAPDGALPIGITVSEGKHRYFGFGASISTIDGAGLEGYWGHRNLFGQAESLRIEGSVGGLGNWNGIENLDYTAGISFVKPGAFVPSGTLDASIKGSTITTESYDAASLVARLGYSYELSDKDTLSAATTLSFDDIDDAFGNNRYVTFALPIDYVRDTRDNTLNPTEGYRATLSATPSYEILEGTVFSSFEGSISGYRGFGEDDRLVLAGKLAAGTLIGGDGLASMPATRRFYAGGGGSVRGYAYQEISPYNGSGDATGGRSYVTGSVEARLNVTDAIGVVPFLDFGTVSSEIYPDFSDIRLGAGIGLRYNTPFGPIRLDVAMPLDRYDGGSRYGIYAGIGQSF; this comes from the coding sequence TTGACGGTCGCAGCGACGGCTTTGTTTTGCCTCGGCTCTGCCGGTGACGCATACGCCTTCAAGATATTCGGCATCACGCTGTTCGGGGACGACAAGGCTGATGTAGACGTCGTCGATCCCCTCAACTACAGCGTTAGTCTGGATACCGATGGCTCCGACCGCGAGCTCGCCCGGGCCATCGAACGAAGTTCGCTTCTCGTCAATCAGGCTGAGAACCCGGTCTCCGGCGACCTCGGGCTGGTCATCAAGGCACGCGACGATCGCGACAGGCTGATTGCGGCACTTTATGAGCGGGCCCATTATGGAGGCGTGGTTACCGTCACGATCGACGGCCGCAACATCGATGATCTGCCTCCCAACCCGAAGTTCGACCGAACAGGTCCGGTGCCGGTCACTCTCCGCGTCGAGCCTGGTCCGGTTTTCACACTGGGCGACATTCGCCTCGAAGGCGATGCAGCCCGCCTTGACCCGAGCCGCTACGATCTTCTACCCGGCGGGGATGCCGGATCGCTCGTGATCATCAAGGCGGCCCGTCAGATCGTCGATGACCTCAAGACGGAGGGGCGCCCCCTTGCGCATCTGACGGAACAGCAGGTCGTCGCGGATCACAAGTCGCAGACGGTCGATGTGGTCCTTGGTGCGGAAAGCGGCCCTGTCGCCCCGATCGGTCCCGTCACCATTTCAGGGGAGAAGGCGGTAGACCCCGATTTCATTCGCCGGTATTCGCGACTCAACGAAGGAAAGCCCTATACGCCTGACGACATCCGGAAGGCCTCGGAACGGCTGCGCAAACTCGGCGTCTTTTCGAGCGTGACGATCAAGGAATCGGAAACGCTTGCTCCGGATGGAGCGCTGCCGATCGGCATTACCGTTTCCGAAGGCAAACACCGCTATTTCGGCTTCGGCGCGTCGATCTCCACGATCGATGGTGCCGGGCTTGAGGGATATTGGGGGCATCGCAACCTGTTCGGGCAGGCGGAATCCCTGAGAATCGAGGGTTCGGTCGGCGGTCTCGGCAACTGGAACGGCATCGAGAATCTCGACTACACAGCCGGCATCTCCTTCGTGAAGCCCGGCGCCTTCGTTCCTTCCGGGACCCTGGATGCCAGTATCAAGGGTTCGACGATCACGACGGAATCCTACGACGCAGCTTCCCTCGTCGCGCGTCTCGGCTACTCCTACGAACTCAGCGACAAGGACACCCTCTCAGCCGCCACAACGCTGAGCTTCGACGACATTGATGACGCGTTCGGCAACAATCGCTACGTCACGTTTGCCCTGCCGATCGATTATGTTCGCGATACCCGCGACAACACGCTCAATCCGACAGAGGGATACCGCGCCACGCTCTCTGCGACACCGAGCTACGAGATTCTCGAGGGGACGGTCTTTTCGTCCTTTGAGGGCTCGATTTCCGGCTACCGCGGCTTCGGTGAAGACGACCGTCTGGTCCTGGCCGGCAAGCTGGCCGCCGGAACACTGATCGGCGGCGACGGCCTCGCCAGCATGCCTGCGACGCGCCGCTTCTATGCCGGAGGTGGCGGCTCGGTCCGCGGCTACGCCTACCAGGAAATCTCGCCCTACAACGGCAGCGGCGATGCGACCGGCGGACGATCCTACGTCACAGGTTCCGTTGAGGCGCGCCTCAACGTGACCGATGCGATCGGTGTCGTGCCGTTCCTCGATTTCGGAACGGTATCGTCGGAGATCTATCCCGATTTCTCCGATATCCGCCTCGGGGCAGGCATCGGCCTGCGTTATAACACGCCCTTCGGACCGATCCGGCTCGACGTGGCCATGCCGCTGGATCGCTACGACGGCGGTAGCCGTTACGGCATCTATGCCGGAATCGGACAGAGCTTCTGA
- a CDS encoding (2Fe-2S)-binding protein, producing the protein MAKVTLSVNGRTVSGDCDDRTLLVQFIREKLGLTGTHVGCDTTQCGACVVHMDGKSIKSCSILAVQASGSEITTVEGLFANGELHPVQAAFKEHHGLQCGFCTPGMVMTAVDMINRHGGELDEATVRHELEGNICRCTGYHNIVKAVLAANAEMHAGRQAAE; encoded by the coding sequence ATGGCTAAAGTAACGCTGTCGGTGAACGGCCGTACAGTCAGCGGCGATTGCGATGATCGCACGCTTCTCGTCCAATTCATCAGGGAAAAGCTGGGTCTGACGGGCACGCACGTCGGATGTGATACGACGCAGTGTGGTGCATGCGTGGTGCATATGGACGGCAAGTCCATCAAGAGCTGCTCCATCCTCGCCGTGCAGGCTTCCGGTTCGGAAATCACGACAGTCGAGGGGCTTTTTGCCAACGGCGAACTGCATCCGGTGCAGGCGGCGTTCAAGGAGCACCACGGACTCCAATGCGGCTTCTGTACGCCGGGCATGGTGATGACGGCCGTCGACATGATCAACCGCCACGGTGGCGAACTCGACGAGGCGACGGTTCGCCACGAGCTCGAAGGCAACATCTGTCGCTGCACCGGGTACCACAATATCGTCAAAGCCGTTCTTGCCGCCAATGCCGAGATGCATGCCGGCCGCCAGGCTGCCGAGTAG